The sequence ATCCCGAGTAGGTGTCGCCCTGCACCATGCCATGCTGCAAGGTGTACCATCCCGAAGCCGCGCCGACGGCCAGGCCGGCAAGCAGCACGCCAGCGGTAGCGAGCTTACCCGACATCCATGAACTCCTTCAGGCCAAGGGGTTTGTAAGGCCCGATGATCAACTGCTCGAACACGCCCATCCCCTCGCCATAGCGCTCCGAGCGGACGCGCGAGACGAACTGGACATGGTAATTGTCCATCGTGCGCGGATCGCATTGCGCCAGGCCAAAGTCCTCGCGCTCGACCACCTGCTTGCCGTGGTAGAGGCCGTGGCCCCACTTGGGATGGGTATACCCAAGCCCGCGCATCTGGAATCGGCCGAGCGGCTCGAAGGTGATGGTGTCGGGGCCGTCCGGGGTTTCAACCGTGATCGTCCCGCCATCGGGCCAGCGTGTTCCCGGCATAAGCGGTGATGCCATCTGCGCAGCTGGCGTCTCGTAATGCCCTTCTCCCCCGCTGCCGTCCGGCGCGATCACGGCGCGGGTGTTCCAGGCGTGGCCACCTGCATCCGCATTGATGTGGAAGAAGACCGAGCGGTCCGCGAAGTTGAGCGGAGTCCATTGCCAGAAGAAGCCCGGGATCACGCCGTGGCCGTGGGGCTGCTCATCACGCGAGCCGACCGGGCGGACACCCCATGAGCGGTCGCGCGTCCCGGCGGTGCCGGGTGCGCAGTCCTGCCGCACGCCGTCGATCTCGATCCAGCCGGCGTAGTGGCCGTTCTGGGTCAACCGGGTGTAGTCCATGAAGGTGCGCGGCCCGATCCGATGGATGAAGCGCGGCTCCTCGATAGGAAAGGCTCGGCCCGTGAAAGTCAGGTCGGCCTTGAGCCCCTCCCCGTCAACAACGACCCGCAGTTGTTGCAGCGGCTCGATGATTTCGATCCGGATCGGCCCAACCTGCAGGTCAAACCGTTCCATGTTGAGCTCGCGGCTGGCGTGGACGTTGTGCTGCACCCCGTCGCGGATCGCCGAGAAATGCGCGTCGGCCACGTTGAGGTGCGGGTAGATCCCCAGTGCCACGGCAAAGAAGCCCGTGCCATCGGGCGCATAGCCATTGAAGAAATAGCGATCGTAGAAGTTGCGATTGGTCCCGGCATAGGCGACCGGTTCGGGCGTCTGGTGCAGCGGAAAATCGTCACCCTTGGTCAGAACCATCAAATCAGCCTTTCAGCTTGGCGATGCTGCCGTGCTGCAGCGCCAGAGCGCAGCCGCCGCGGGCCATCGAGAGGAAATTGGCATCGCCGCGCTCGGTCCGCTCGACGTAGGCGGCGCTGAACACGGCGGTGGAGACGCCGTGCAGCGCGCCAATCACGTAATCGTCCCAGATCGCGTCACGGGTCAGCGGCACGCCGCGCGCGGTCATCTCGGCGCAGTAAAGATCGAGCAGTTCGTTTTCGTGCACCCGCCGCAGTTCGTCGCCGATCCCTGTGCCAAGGAAATAGCCGATGTCGGTCATGGCATTGCCCAGCGCGACCGTCTGCCAATCGAGCACGGCAATCGGCTCGGCGCCGCCCTTGATGTCGAACAGCATGTTGTCGAGCCGGAAATCGCCGTGGATCAGGCACTGCGGCGGATCCTGCCGCCCCATGCGCTCGGCGTTGACCTCCGCCAGTTCCTCGCAGAGCGCCATGAACTCCGGCTCAAGGCTGTCGGCATAGCGTTCGCGGAAGATCGCCTGAGCGTTGGGGTAGAGCGCGCCGATCTGGGTGATGACCTCGGGCTTGGGCTGCAGCCATTCGGTCGCCAGGATCTCGGCATGGCCCCAGCTGGGGGCATGAAGGGCTGCTGCCTGGATCACTCCGACCCGGGCATCTTCCGCCGTGCAACCGGCGATCTGGTTGCCGCCCCGCGCCGGTCCCAGATCTTCGAACAACAGGATGAAATCGACCCCATCGGGGGCAATCTCGGCCGCAATCGTCCGCGGCACGCGCACCCCCAGGTGCTGCTGGAGCTCTCGGTAGAAGCCGACTTCCTTGGCATAGAGCCCGAACATTGCCGCCGTGCCGCGACTGGTGGGATCGGCCGCCGGGAACTTGCCCGCCAGCGTCGCCGGACCGGCTCCGGGCTGGTCATAGCTGACATGGAGGCGGACGCTGTCACCCACCTGGCCAGTGCCAATCGGCTCCCAGCGAATAGCGGTGACGGAACCACGCTCAAGCAGCCCAGCAGCGCGCAGGCGCTCGGTCAGCCAGGCAGGCGTAATCGAATCTGGGTGCGACGGTATCGCTGTCACCCGGCCCTCTCCTCCGGTCGTTTAAACGAACGGTTAAACGAGCCGGAGACGGGTGGCAATGGGCTTAGGCCAGAGAGCCTAGGCGAGACGTCCGAACGCAGCCGCACCAGCGTAGCGGGCGGCATCGCCCAGCTCTTCCTCGATACGGATAAGCTGGTTGTACTTGGCAAGCCGGTCAGAGCGGGCGAGCGAACCGGTCTTGATCTGGCCGCAGTTGGTGGCGACCGCCAGGTCGGCAATGGTCGCGTCCTCGGTTTCGCCCGAACGGTGCGACATGACGGCGGTGTAGCCATTGCGCTGGGCAATGCTGACCGCGTCGAGCGTTTCCGATAGCGAGCCGATCTGGTTGACCTTGACCAGCAGCGAATTGGCCAGGCCCTTGCCGATGCCCATGGTCAGGCGCTTGGGGTTGGTCACGAACAGGTCATCGCCGACCAGCTGGACCTGGTGACCAATCTTGTCGGTCACGGCCTTCCAGCCTTCGAAATCGTCCTCGCTCATGCCGTCTTCGATCGAGATGATCGGGTAATCGGCGCAAAGCGCGGCAAGGTAATCGGCCATCTCGACCGGGCTGAGCGAGAGGCCTTCACCGCTGATCTCGTACTTGCCGTTCTTGAAGAACTCGGTCGCGGCGCAGTCGAGCGCCAGCTTGATGTCGGTCCCGGCCTTGAATCCGGCTTTTTCGACCGAAGACATGATGAAGTCGAGCGCGGCGCGGGTGCTGGAGAGGTTCGGGGCAAAGCCGCCTTCATCTCCCACGGCGGTGGCGAGGCCCTTTTCATGGAGGCCCTTCTTGAGGGTATGGAACACTTCCGCGCCCCATCGGACCGCCTCAGCCAGGGTCGGCGCGCCGACCGGCATGATCATGAATTCCTGGAAGTCGATCGGGTTGTCGGCATGTTCCCCGCCGTTGATGATGTTCATCATCGGCACCGGCAGGACGTGGGCCGAAACCCCGCCGACATAGGCATAGAGCGGCAGGCCGCGGGCATTGGCGGCGGCCTTGGCAACGGCCAGCGAGGTGCCGAGGATGGCGTTGGCGCCGATCCGGCCCTTGTTCTCGGTCCCGTCGAGCTCGATCATCACCGCGTCGATATCGCGCTGGTCTTCGGCATCGCGGCCCAGCAGCGCGTCGCTGATTTCGGTGTTCACAGCCTTCACGGCCTTGAGCACGCCCTTGCCAAGGTAGCGGCCCTTGTCGCCATCGCGCAGTTCCACCGCCTCGTGCGCGCCGGTCGAGGCACCTGAAGGCACAGCGGCACGGCCAAACGAACCGTCATCCAGCAGCACATCGACTTCAACCGTGGGGTTACCGCGGCTATCGAGAATCTCGCGCGCGTGGATGTCGATGATCGCGGTCATGGCTGCTTTACCCCTTGTATGGCTCGGTTGGGCCGCTCCTAAGCAGCGGAGCCTTGGCAGGCAAGGTGCATTGCAGCATATTCGGGGTTGCAGCACTGCCGTAACGGCACCACATTCTTATTCATTGCCGCATCTTGCGGTGCAGAAAGGGTAAACATCATGGCCAAGACCCCCACCGCCGCTCCGAAAAAGACCACCACCACCGCCGCCAAGCCGGCTGCCAAGAAGCCGGCTGCCAAGGCAGCCTCGGCCGGGACTGGCGAAGCCAAGGCGAAGTTCACCAAGGCAATCGAAGAAGCCAAGGCCGGCGCTACTGCGCTGACCGCCGAAGCCAAGGCCAAGGCCGAAGGTTACCGCGACCAGCTGTCCACCAAGAGCGCGGACTGGGTCGAAGAAGCCAAGGATATTGCCGGCCAGGCCAAGGGCCGCGCGACCGACCTCGCCGTTGAAGGCAAGGCCAAGGCCAGCGATGCTATCTCGACGCTGGGCAAACTGGTGGGCGAAAATGCCACCACGATCGATGAGAAACTCGGCACCCGTTATGGCGACTATGCGCGCACCGCCGCCCGCACCATGCAGGAATCGGCTGCGAAGCTCGATTCCAAGGACCTCAATGAACTGGGCGACGATGCCAAGGAATTCGTCCGCAAGAGCCCCGGCCTCGCCGTCGGCATTGCAGCGGCATTCGGCTTCCTAGTCGCGCGTTTGTTCAAGGGATCGAACAAAGCCTGATCCGGCGAGTTTTGCCGGTACAGGACAATGGAACAGCCCGATCCCTCATTGGTGAAAGAAGCCTCGGCTGATGCCGCTGAGCGTTCGCTGGTCGACGACGTGCGTGAGCTCGTCGCCGACGGGCGGACGCTGCTTGAGGCTGAACTGGCCTACCAGAAGTCCCGCGCGGCTCTGGCTGGCCGCACCGCCAAGAGCATGGCGGGCTGGATCGCTCTGGCGCTCAGCCTGGTGTTCTTCGCATTGATGGCGCTGGTTATGGGAATGTTGCTTGCCCTGGCCCCGCTGATCGGGGGACTCGGGGCCACCCTCGTGGTGGTGGCAGTCCTGCTGGCCGCTGCTGCGTTCAGCGGCTGGGTTGCGGCGAAGCGCTGGAACGCGATGTCGCGGCGGCTGAGCGAGGATGACGCGGCATGAGCGGGTTCGAGATGGATCGCGCCAACCGCAAGGCAGCCTGGAGCCTGTTCGAAGGGCGTCTGGCGCAGGTCAAGGAAGACCTCGCCGCGCGAGGCATCAAAGGCCGGATCGTTGCCAAGGCCAAGGAAGACGCCCTGGCAGTTGCAAACGAGGCCGTGGCAGTCGCCAAAGACAACAAGGGCCTGGTCGCGGCCACGATCGCCGCCTTGCTTGCCTGGATGTTCCGTGAGCCCCTGTTCAATCTGCTGAAGTCGCGTCGCGATGCGCAAGGTGACGTTCAGCCGGAACCTGCCAATGACGATTTCGACGAAGCGCTTGAGGAGCCGGCCCAATGAGCAAGCCCGAACCCCGCCAGGAACGGATCGCAGCCAAGATCGCCGCTTCGCAAGAACGGCTTGATCGCAATAGCAGCACCCGCCCTGCCCTTCCGTCCAAGGATGCCTATCCGCCTGAGGATTATCGCTCGCTGATCGCCGAATATCCGTGGCTGGCCGTTGCAGCCGGTGCAGGCTTGGGTCTGCTGGCCGGCGCGCTGATGCCCAAGAAGACTGGCAGCAAGTTCGGCAAGCGTGCGCTCAGCCTGGCAATCGCCGCTGGCGAAATCGGTCTGGCGCTGAGCAAGCAGGCCGGCGAACGTGCTGGTGAAGCGGGACGGGATGGGCTGTCACTGGCCAAGCAAGGCGGCAAGCAGGTCCGCTCAACCGCTCGCAACACTGGCGCAACCATCGCGCGTGAGGCGATCAAGCTGGCGGCGCGCGTCCGGAAATAGCCCGCACACCCCTTGCGCGAAACGCAAGGGACGCTAAAGGCGCGCCATCCACCCTCCCCCGGGATATTTGCGATGAGCAGCCAGAAACTTCACCTTGTGATGGGCGGTCGCGTCAGCGATCCGCAAACGCTTGAATTTACCGATCTTGCCGCGCTCGACCTGGTCGGCGTCTACGGCACTTACGCCGAGGCTGAGGAAGCCTGGCGCGACAAAGCGCAGCGCACGGTCGACGACGCTGAAATGAAGTATGTCGTGGTGCACCTGCACCGCCTGCTTGAGCCGGAACAGCTCAAGCGGCCGGAATGAAGTCGTCCCGGACCCGTTCCGGGATCAGACGAACTCGATCTTCTGCACCAGATAGGACCGGTCGCCTGCGGGTACGGTCACTTCGATCTCATCCTCAACCCGGCGGCCGATCAGGGCGCGGCCGAGCGGCGAGTTGTAGCTGATCCGGCCGACCTTGGCGTCCGCCTCATAGGGGCCGACAATCTGGTACCTCACCGGATTGTCATCGTCATCGAGCAGCGTGACGGTGGCACCAAAAATGATCTTGTCGCCCGACAGCGTCGCCGGATCGATGATCTGGGCGCGGCTGACCTTGTCCTCCAGGTCGGCGATCGACATTTCGACCTGGCCCTGGCGCTCCTTGGCGGCATGGTATTCCGCGTTTTCGGAGAGGTCACCGTGGGCGCGCGCCTCCTCGATCGCATCAACGATCTTTGGCCGCTCCTCACGCAGCGCCTTCAACTCGGCGATCAGCTTTTCATAGCCTTCCGCCAGCATCGGCAGCTTTTCGACACTTGCCATTCCGTCCGTTCCTTCTGACCGCCCCGTTTAGCGACTAGAACCCTGCCCCGCATCCCTCAGGGGATTGCAGGCAGTGCCGTCGCGATGTGGGGGAAAACGCGATCTACTCAAGCATAATAGTCTTGCAGGCTGCGAACTTCAAGTTTCGCCCCCCGCAAGGCTGCAATCGCCTCTGCCGCCGCCACCGATGCCGCGGCCGTCGTGAAATACGGCACCTTGCCAGTAAGCGCCGAAGCGCGGATCGACTGCGAATCCTTCAGGCTCTGCCAGCCCTCGGTGGTATTGAAGATCAGCGCGACATCGCCATCGATGATCCGGTCGACGATGTGCGGCCGCCCTTCGGCCACCTTGTTGACCGCTTCGACCGGCAGGCCTGCTTCGGCAAGGTAACGCTGCGTCCCGCCCGTGGCGATGATGGTGAAGCCCAGGTCGATGAGCTGTTTGATCGCCGGCAGGATCACCGGCTTGTCGGTATCCTTGACCGAGACGAACACCACCCCGCCCTGCGGCAGGACCATGCCCGCGCCCAGCTGAGCCTTGGCGAAGGCTGTGGCGAAATTGCTGTCGATGCCCATGACTTCGCCGGTGGACTTCATCTCCGGGCTGAGCACCGGATCGACCCCCGGGAAGCGCGCAAACGGGAAGACCGCTTCCTTGACCGCCATGTAATCGAGCTCGCGCTTGAACGGCGGAAAGTCCTTGAGCTTCTCACCGGCCATGACCCGCGCCGCGATCTTGGCAACCGGCTGGCCAATGGCCTTGGCGACGAAAGGCACGGTGCGGCTGGCGCGCGGGTTGACCTCAATCAGGTAGACCGTGCCGTCCTTCACCGCGAATTGCACGTTCATCAGCCCGCGTACGCCCAGCGCCATGGCCAGGGCGTCGGCCTGACGCTCCATTTCGGCGACGATCTCTGCCGACAGGCTGTAGGGCGGCAGGGTGCAGGCGCTATCGCCCGAGTGGATCCCGGCTTCCTCGATGTGCTGCATGACGCCCGCGACAACGACCTGATCGCCATCGCACAGGGCATCGACATCGCATTCGATCGCATCGCGCAGATACTGGTCGATCAGAACCGGGCTATCGCCCGAAACCTGCACGGCCGTGGCGATATAGTCATCGAGCTGGGCTTCGGAATCGACGATTTCCATCGCCCGGCCGCCGAGCACGTAGCTCGGCCGCATCAGCACCGGGTAACCGATGCGATTGGCGACGGCGACGGCCTCGTCCCGGCTACGGGCAATGCCGTTGAGCGGCTGCTTGAGGCCCAGCTTATTGACCAGCGCGGCAAACCGCTCACGGTCTTCGGCGAGGTCAATCGCGTCGGGCGAGGTGCCCAGGATCGGCACGCCGTTGTCTTCGAGGGTCTGGGCGAGCTTCAGCGGGGTCTGGCCGCCGTACTGGACTATCACGCCCAGCAGCTGGCCCTTGCTCATCTCGACGCGCAGGATTTCCAGCACGTCCTCGCCGGTCAGCGGCTCGAAATAGAGCCGGTCAGAGGTATCATAGTCGGTCGAAACCGTTTCCGGGTTGCAGTTGACCATGATCGTTTCATAGCCCGCCTCCTCCAGCGCGAAGCACGCGTGGACGCAGCAATAGTCGAACTCGATCCCCTGCCCGATCCGGTTCGGACCGCCGCCGAGGATAACCACCTTCTTGGCGTTCGACGGGGCGGATTCGCACTCTGGCGCGCCAAAGCTGGGGCCTTCGTAAGTCGAGTACATGTAGGGCGTAACCGCCTCGAACTCGGCCGCGCAGCTGTCGATCCGCTTGAACACGGGGTGCACGCCCAGCCGCTGGCGCAGCTCGCGCACTTCTTCCTCGCTGGTCGCCCCGGCCATGGCGCGCAGGGCGTCGTGAAGCAGGCCGGAGCGGCGGGCCGAGGTTTCGCCCATGCCGCCCGCGACATGGATCCCGCGCACTGCCAGGATCGCCAATCGCTTGTCGGAAAAGCCCATCGCCTTCAGCCGGCGCAGGCCAGCCGCATCGTTGGGCAGGCCGTTTTCCATGATCGCCGTCTCTTCGGCGATGATTTCGTGGATGTGGCGTAGGAACCAGGGATCGTAATGGGTGATTGCCTGGACTTCCTCGACCGTGAAGCCTTCGCGGAAGGCCTGGCCGACGATCAGCAACCGGTCCGGCGTCTGGCGGGATAGCGCGGCGACGATGGCATCGCGGCCCGCGCCTTCGAGGTGCATGACGCGGTTGAAGCCGTCGAGCCCGGTTTCCAGCCCGCGCAGCGCCTTTTGCATCGATTCCTTGAAGTTGCGGCCAATCGCCATGACCTCACCCACCGATTTCATCGCGGTGGAGAGCAGCGGCTCGGCGCCCTTGAACTTTTCAAAGGCGAAGCGCGGGATCTTGGTGACCACGTAGTCGATGGAGGGCTCAATGCTCGCCGGGGTGGCCCCGGTGATTTCGTTGGTCAGCTCGTCCAGCGTATAGCCGACCGCCAGCTTGGCGGCGACGCGGGCAATCGGGAAGCCGGTGGCCTTGGAGGCCAGCGCCGATGAGCGCGAGACGCGCGGGTTCATCTCGATCACGATCAGGCGGCCATCCTTGGGATTGACCGCAAACTGGACGTTCGAACCGCCGGTTTCGACCCCGATCTCGCGCAGCACAGCGATGCTGGCGTTGCGCATGATCTGGTATTCCTTGTCGGTCAGCGTCAGCGCCGGGGCGACGGTGATCGAATCCCCGGTGTGGACGCCCATCGGATCGACGTTTTCGATCGAGCAGATGATGATGCAGTTGTCGTTCCGGTCCCGGACGACTTCCATCTCGTACTCTTTCCAGCCGAGCAGCGATTCCTCGATCAGGACTTCGGTGGTCGGGCTGGCGTCCAGGCCGGTGCGGACGATGTGTTCGAACTCGGCCTTGTTATAGGCCACGCCGCCGCCGGTGCCGCCCAGGGTAAAGCTGGGGCGGATGATCGCCGGCAGGCCAGTGCGCTCCAGCACCGCAAAGGCTTCCTCGACATTGTGGGCAATGCCGGAGCGGGCCGATTCCAGCCCGATCTTGGTCATCGCCTCACGGAACCGCATCCGGTCCTCGGCCTTGTCGATCGCATCGGCATCGGCGCCAATCATCTTGACGCCGAACTTCTCCAGCGTGCCGTCGTTGAACAGCGCCAGCGCGGTGTTCAGCGCGGTCTGCCCGCCCATGGTGGGCAGGACGGCATCGGGCCGCTCCTTCTCGATGATCCGGGCGACAATCTCGGGCGTGATCGGCTCGATATAGGTCGCGTCGGCGAATTCCGGATCGGTCATGATCGTCGCCGGGTTCGAGTTGACCAGAATCACCCGGTACCCCTCTTCCTTCAGCGCCTTGATTGCCTGGGTTCCGGAATAGTCGAACTCGCAGGCCTGGCCGATAATGATCGGGCCAGCGCCAATGACGAGGATCGAGGAGATGTCAGTGCGCTTCGGCATCAGGCGAGGCCTTCGATGAATTTCTGAAAGAGATAGAAGCTGTCCATCGGCCCCGGCGATGCCTCGGGGTGATACTGCACCCCGAAAGCCTTCTTGCCCTTGATGGCGATGCCGCAGTTGCTGCCGTCGAACAGCGAAACGTGGGTTTCCTCGACATTGTCCGGCAGGGCGGTGTTATCCACCGCGAAGCCATGGTTCATCGAGGTGATCTCCACCACGCCGTCTGCCAGCCGCTTGACCGGATGGTTCGCGCCGCGGTGGCCCTGGTGCATCTTGGTGGTCTTGGCCCCGGCGGCGAGGCCGAGCATCTGGTGGCCGAGGCAGATACCGAAGACCGGAATATCGCGTTCCAGCAGGCCCTGGATAACCGGCACGGCATAGGCGCCGGTCGCGGCGGGATCGCCCGGGCCGTTGGAAAGGAACACGCCGTCCGGCTCCAGCGCCAGCACACCGCTCAGCGGCGTCTGCGCGGGGACAACGGTAACCTTGGCACCGGCCTTCACCAGGTTGCGGAAGATGTTGTCCTTCGCGCCGTAATCGATCGCCACCACATGCGGGCGCTTGTCATGGGGTGAGCGGCCATAGCCCTTGCCCAGGGTCCAGACGCTGCCTTCCCAGTTTTCGATCTCTTCGCGGCTGACCACGCGGGCAA comes from Novosphingobium ginsenosidimutans and encodes:
- a CDS encoding phosphotransferase family protein encodes the protein MTAIPSHPDSITPAWLTERLRAAGLLERGSVTAIRWEPIGTGQVGDSVRLHVSYDQPGAGPATLAGKFPAADPTSRGTAAMFGLYAKEVGFYRELQQHLGVRVPRTIAAEIAPDGVDFILLFEDLGPARGGNQIAGCTAEDARVGVIQAAALHAPSWGHAEILATEWLQPKPEVITQIGALYPNAQAIFRERYADSLEPEFMALCEELAEVNAERMGRQDPPQCLIHGDFRLDNMLFDIKGGAEPIAVLDWQTVALGNAMTDIGYFLGTGIGDELRRVHENELLDLYCAEMTARGVPLTRDAIWDDYVIGALHGVSTAVFSAAYVERTERGDANFLSMARGGCALALQHGSIAKLKG
- the eno gene encoding phosphopyruvate hydratase, with amino-acid sequence MTAIIDIHAREILDSRGNPTVEVDVLLDDGSFGRAAVPSGASTGAHEAVELRDGDKGRYLGKGVLKAVKAVNTEISDALLGRDAEDQRDIDAVMIELDGTENKGRIGANAILGTSLAVAKAAANARGLPLYAYVGGVSAHVLPVPMMNIINGGEHADNPIDFQEFMIMPVGAPTLAEAVRWGAEVFHTLKKGLHEKGLATAVGDEGGFAPNLSSTRAALDFIMSSVEKAGFKAGTDIKLALDCAATEFFKNGKYEISGEGLSLSPVEMADYLAALCADYPIISIEDGMSEDDFEGWKAVTDKIGHQVQLVGDDLFVTNPKRLTMGIGKGLANSLLVKVNQIGSLSETLDAVSIAQRNGYTAVMSHRSGETEDATIADLAVATNCGQIKTGSLARSDRLAKYNQLIRIEEELGDAARYAGAAAFGRLA
- a CDS encoding phage holin family protein, coding for MEQPDPSLVKEASADAAERSLVDDVRELVADGRTLLEAELAYQKSRAALAGRTAKSMAGWIALALSLVFFALMALVMGMLLALAPLIGGLGATLVVVAVLLAAAAFSGWVAAKRWNAMSRRLSEDDAA
- a CDS encoding DUF4170 domain-containing protein; this translates as MSSQKLHLVMGGRVSDPQTLEFTDLAALDLVGVYGTYAEAEEAWRDKAQRTVDDAEMKYVVVHLHRLLEPEQLKRPE
- the greA gene encoding transcription elongation factor GreA encodes the protein MASVEKLPMLAEGYEKLIAELKALREERPKIVDAIEEARAHGDLSENAEYHAAKERQGQVEMSIADLEDKVSRAQIIDPATLSGDKIIFGATVTLLDDDDNPVRYQIVGPYEADAKVGRISYNSPLGRALIGRRVEDEIEVTVPAGDRSYLVQKIEFV
- the carB gene encoding carbamoyl-phosphate synthase large subunit; the encoded protein is MPKRTDISSILVIGAGPIIIGQACEFDYSGTQAIKALKEEGYRVILVNSNPATIMTDPEFADATYIEPITPEIVARIIEKERPDAVLPTMGGQTALNTALALFNDGTLEKFGVKMIGADADAIDKAEDRMRFREAMTKIGLESARSGIAHNVEEAFAVLERTGLPAIIRPSFTLGGTGGGVAYNKAEFEHIVRTGLDASPTTEVLIEESLLGWKEYEMEVVRDRNDNCIIICSIENVDPMGVHTGDSITVAPALTLTDKEYQIMRNASIAVLREIGVETGGSNVQFAVNPKDGRLIVIEMNPRVSRSSALASKATGFPIARVAAKLAVGYTLDELTNEITGATPASIEPSIDYVVTKIPRFAFEKFKGAEPLLSTAMKSVGEVMAIGRNFKESMQKALRGLETGLDGFNRVMHLEGAGRDAIVAALSRQTPDRLLIVGQAFREGFTVEEVQAITHYDPWFLRHIHEIIAEETAIMENGLPNDAAGLRRLKAMGFSDKRLAILAVRGIHVAGGMGETSARRSGLLHDALRAMAGATSEEEVRELRQRLGVHPVFKRIDSCAAEFEAVTPYMYSTYEGPSFGAPECESAPSNAKKVVILGGGPNRIGQGIEFDYCCVHACFALEEAGYETIMVNCNPETVSTDYDTSDRLYFEPLTGEDVLEILRVEMSKGQLLGVIVQYGGQTPLKLAQTLEDNGVPILGTSPDAIDLAEDRERFAALVNKLGLKQPLNGIARSRDEAVAVANRIGYPVLMRPSYVLGGRAMEIVDSEAQLDDYIATAVQVSGDSPVLIDQYLRDAIECDVDALCDGDQVVVAGVMQHIEEAGIHSGDSACTLPPYSLSAEIVAEMERQADALAMALGVRGLMNVQFAVKDGTVYLIEVNPRASRTVPFVAKAIGQPVAKIAARVMAGEKLKDFPPFKRELDYMAVKEAVFPFARFPGVDPVLSPEMKSTGEVMGIDSNFATAFAKAQLGAGMVLPQGGVVFVSVKDTDKPVILPAIKQLIDLGFTIIATGGTQRYLAEAGLPVEAVNKVAEGRPHIVDRIIDGDVALIFNTTEGWQSLKDSQSIRASALTGKVPYFTTAAASVAAAEAIAALRGAKLEVRSLQDYYA
- the carA gene encoding glutamine-hydrolyzing carbamoyl-phosphate synthase small subunit; translation: MADAASSHAPQPQGATGVLVLADGTVLWGHGFGASGAAVGEVCFNTAMTGYQEVMTDPSYAGQVVTFTFPHIGNVGVNEEDLESHVDGAVGCVVREDVTAPSNFRSTGTFGDWLTSKGKIGLAGIDTRALTRRIRLSGAPNAVIAHAPDGKFDIPALIKRAQDWPGLEGMDLARVVSREEIENWEGSVWTLGKGYGRSPHDKRPHVVAIDYGAKDNIFRNLVKAGAKVTVVPAQTPLSGVLALEPDGVFLSNGPGDPAATGAYAVPVIQGLLERDIPVFGICLGHQMLGLAAGAKTTKMHQGHRGANHPVKRLADGVVEITSMNHGFAVDNTALPDNVEETHVSLFDGSNCGIAIKGKKAFGVQYHPEASPGPMDSFYLFQKFIEGLA